The stretch of DNA AGAAAAAATGACAATATCTTTATGCTCGGGGTTTGCTTCCAAAAGCAAAGGGAGCAAATACTCGCTCCCCCATAACCTATACGCAATCAAATCCCACGTATCACCCTGTATTGTTGTATATTTATCCATCATAACTCACCCTTGAAGCGCCGCCGCCCGGCAATTGAACATTGTTGATTCTGGATTCCAAGCCATTTAATGCAGCAATCACCCGCTGGCCGGCTGATTGGATACCTTGCAAAGAAGAAATCCACCCGCTTGCTTGTCCGATTTGCGAAGCCAGGACAGACATATTGTCGGAGGCCAGAGTTGCGTTTGATTGCAAGTTAAACAGGGAGCCGTACAACATGCCGCTCACCTGGCTTGTGTAAGCCGTGATGTTCGACATGTTATCGGATGCAAGATCGACATTTGTTTGAAGTGGTTGGAACGATTGAAATATTTCGCTTGCTTGGCCAGTATGCTTATCCAAGGCCAGCATGTTGTTTGCAATTGAATCTGTACTGGTCGATAATGCCGTCAAGCTTGTATTGATGTTGGTAACGGTAGACGTCAATGCGCTTGTGGAAGCATTTAATTGTATTGGTTCTGTTGGTTGTGGCAAAGACGGAGCTGACGCTGGTGCTGCTACCGCAGTAGGCGTGCCGCCACCGCGGGCTGCGTCCACAGCCTTACCGCCGGCCCATTTCCCGCCTAAGTATCCAACGGCTCCACCAAGGAAGCTTCCAATTGCCGTACCGATCCCTGGAGCGATAGCTGTTCCGATTGCAGCCCCTGCTTTGGCGCCGCCTAGACCACCACCCAAACCGCCAGCTGCCTCTCCGCCAGCTTTGGCTTTATCTTTAGATTTAAAAATATTGAACCCTTCTGCCAGCAGGCCCAAGGGCAATACTGCCTTGCTACCTACTTTTCCAACAGCTGATAATGCTTTTCCGCCCTTTTTTCCGACATTCGATAAAGCCTTTCCACCCTTCGCAAAAATATCTTTGCCCGTGCTAAAAACTTTGGACATGAGATTCGTTGATTTAGGACCGCTAGGTTTTGAAGTAGCCTTAGCTTTAGGACCGCTTGTTTTTTCAACCGGTTGTGTAACGGCTTTTGGCGCACCTTTAGGATTTCCCTTTGCTTTTTTTGTGCTATCAGGAGAGAGTGTAGAAGCTGTATTCTGAGCAGAAGATGCAATGGCCGTCTTTTTCACGCCCCGCTTTTCCATCGCCCACTTGCCCGCGCCCATAGCGCCTTTTACTACTTTTCCGCCGCCGAGCATCCATGCGGCCGCACCCAAACCGAGCGCTCCGGTAACATTCCCTTCCAATGCAGCGTTAAGAGATCCGCCGATGGCTCCGGTGAACGCAGCGATCCACGTCTTTGCTGCTATTTCACCAAGTTGGGCGAAAATCCTACCCATAGCCTCTCCGCCACTACCGCCTAGCCATTCCTCCATTTTCTGAGTAGCCGTTTCCAAGGAGTACACTATCTTATCGCCAAGATCCATATTTTTGAACTTTTCCGCTTTCTCGAATGTCTCTAATTCCTGGCCGTAAGCATCCCAATTTACAACATTTGTCGGGTCGGGCATTCCCTCTTTTAATTGAGCACCGTAAGAATCCCAGTTGACAATATGAGTAGTATCTATTTCGACTGGGGTTGCGACTGTAAACGGAGCTAAAATGTCATCAAGCGCTTTTGCTACACCCTGTCCAGCCGCCTCAATTTCTCCCATGTTGTTTTCAATCATGGAAGTGATGCCTTGGAAAACATCTTTTCCTACATCAAGGATCGGTGTTGCAAAGGCGATTTGACCAGATTCAAAAGCTCCAAAAAGTTCTTCTTTCGCACCGGCGAAGTTATCTTTCATGATAGCCGCCGCACGGGCCGCCGATCCAGCCGAATTTTCCAGAGCATCCGTCATGTTGTCAATATGTTCAGGGCCAGCCTTCATTAGGGCCAAGAAACCACTTACTGCCTCGGTTCCGACAAGTTTCGCAATAGTTGCCACTTGATCGGCTTCCGACATGTGGGCAGTTGACTTTGCCAAATCATCAACAATAGCGGAAAGAGACTTTGCCCGGCCACTTGAATCTTTAATGGTGAAACCAAGCTTTTTCATGATTTTTTCTTGCGCTTTTGCGGGGTTATTTAATGCCAATAAAGATGCCCGGAGAGCAGTACCTGCATTCCCGCCTTCAAGCCCGGCATCCGTCATAATCCCTGCGGCAGCTGCAACTTCTTCTAATGATATTCCCAGAGCCGCAGCGGGGGCACCTGCATACTTAAACGTCTGTGCGAGGTCGTCAATTCCTGCCGCAGATACGTTCGCGGACATGGCAAGCACGTCCGCTACACGAGATGCCTCGGTGGCTTCTAAACTCCACACGTTAATGGCAGTTGCAACTGTGTCTGAGGTGAGTGCTAAATCTTCACCTGACGCTTCTGCAGCAGCTATAATTCCCGGCATTGCACCTATAATTTTGTTCGCATCGAATCCCTTGGCTGCTAGCTCATCCATGGCAATTGCCGTTTCACTGGCTGATAAACTTGAACTGGCTCCTAGCTCCAAAGCAGTCTCACGCATGGCCGCCGCTTCCGCTGCTGTGGCTTCCGTCTTCGCCTGGACCTTTGACATCTGGGATTCGAAATCCGCAGCTACATCAATAGACTTTATGGTCGCCGCTGTGACTGTCGTTGCAGCCGCGATTGCCCCGATGCCAGCAACAGCTTTCGTCTTGTCCCATCCCTTTTGAAATGACGATTTCAAGGAATTGATCCGTCTTTGATTACCTTCTAACAGTTTAAGTTCAGCATTGATCTTTGCTGTTTCGGCCCTGTATTGTGATTGATGGATTTTGCCTTGCGAAAACTCACGACCTAGCTTCGCTAGTTCTTTTTTGGCCGCTCTGGACTTGTGCTCCAAATCATCAATACTGCCAATTGCACTTTTAAACGCGCTTCCGAGAGATGATCCGACTTTACCGGCAATTTCTATGGTCATTTCCATAGCTTTTTTAGCCATCGTCTTCACCCTCCTCTTCAACAGCTGTCTCTATCCAACTTTGCAATTCAAACAATTTGAGAGATTGCCAGTAAGGAATAGGAGTATAAGTAACGGAGGAGAGCTTAAAAAATACTTTACGAAAAGCTTGAGCCCCCCCACCTCCTACCATCGGACGAAAAAATTTCGCACTTGAAACACCATTTCCAAAAAGTCAGCCCCGTGAAGCCTTTTCAAATCATCAGGCAGTACACCAGTTGCACGTGAAGCTATTTTTAGCAAGGCATCCTGATTGTAAATGTGATCAAATCCTCCCGGGTGACCATCCAAGCGCATTTCACTATCAATGCTTAAGATATCAGTACCCGTCATGTTGGAAAAATCCAGATTCAACATCTTGATTTCCTTACCATCCAATGAAAGAGGCTTTCTAATTGGCATATTGATTACAAGTGGATTATGCTCAGTTTCCACTTGGTTTTCCTTCGTTTCCAACTCTTCTGCAACATTGTCTTTAGTCATATTTTCTGTCATTATGATTTCCTCCCTTTACATTCCTAAAGCAGTTCTTAAACCTGCAAGAACATCTACTCCGTCTACCATGTAGATGTAATTCGTTCTGTCATATTCGATTAATACTTTTTTGTCACTTTCAATCTTCAGATAAAGTACTTCAATTTCAGTTGACCCTTCATATGGACTTCCCTTCGCAGCCTTGCCGAAATCGTGTTTCACTACATGCCCTTGCACCAATACTCGATTGGCAACGAATTTATGTTTGCCGGAATCGTACTTCTGGTCCGCTAATCGGCAATCCACTTTAACAGCTTCTTGTTTATAGAAATCTGTCATGGTCTTGTCAATGGTTGCTGTCCAGTTTATTGTCAGTTTCATAGATTGTAAGTGTCCGATATTCGGAGATTCATACTCACCCAGTACGCCAGCCGCACTTACAGTTTCTGTCATAGCGTCGAGGGATGGGAGTTGCAAATCTCCAATCCCTTTTCGCTCAGGGCTATCATTGACATATACACGGAAATCATTTAATTTCTCTGGAATAATGCTCACTGTTGGACCTCCTCTTATTCAACAAACAAATTATCGTAATAATTCGCGTCGAATTCTAAAATGTTTTCAATATCTTGCGCCGGTGTCGGCTCCGCTACGAAATACCGAAAACGCAATTTCCCACTGATTAAATCGGTTTTGGGATTATCCTCTTGACGGAACTCCACACGACCACCAAGCAGCACTTCCTGGGATTGCAAGCCGTTCAACCACATATTCATCGTATCGACAATCGAGTCGACCAACCGTGGACGAATCGGACCATCTACCTTGCTCCAGGTCGTCAGGATAATGGAGTTGGCCAACCAGTTATGCGTGATGCGGACTGGGATGAAAATATCCTTTACATCCGTGTTTGCAGGAAAAGCCCCTGTATTGTTCCCCCATGCCTTGAATCCGCCGATGAAATTGAGAGCTGTCACGATCCCTTGACTGTTCAGCAACTCCGCTTGGTCCGGCCCAAGATCCACTTCCTCATACTCTCCCTCTGCCTTTTCAATGAGCATTCGATTCATGGATAGGTTTTTGTTGGAGGGAGATTCATGTGGATAATCCCCATTGTCCGCAGCCGTCTCCACGATTCGGAATGCCAATTGGGTGGACAGATGGTACACATTGTCGCCCAATCCAATCAACGGCCAGCTGACAATCTCATTCGTTCCCGTATAATTATTTTTGTTTTTCCACTCGTTCGCTTTTGTATAAATATCCGCTTCCTTCGTATCAATATCCGCTAAAGATGCAGCACGGAAATACGTGTTGATGACGGAGGCCTTTGCTTTCATCACAGCTGCGACCATAGGATTTTTAGAAAACTTCGGAGCTAGTACCAGCCCTGGGACCATACCCGTTTTCGGGAATACGGCATTTAACAATTCCAAACCTTTTAACTTTCCGGTATTCACATCAGAACCACCGATAATATCATTCTCCGTAACCGCTTTGGGCGTTAAGCGTTTAAATGCAACATGCAGCTTTGTTGCATTATTTAACGGCACAATGACCACCTGCCCATCATCGTCGAACGATGCCACATAATCCTCCTCTCGCTTTAAAGGAGTCTCATCAGCCGCCGTCAACTTAACTTTCAACGTATCAAGCAGCACATTTTTCGCTTTGAGTGACGCTTTTTTATTTACAACCTCGACCTCTTCTTCGCCTGACTCGCTATGTTTATCAGGATCAAGGACGTTCACAAATATGACGGGCGCCACATTAAATTGCCGAAACGCCGCGTCCATTGCCTCACATAATGTGTAATCCTTCCATTCATCCGAATATCCAAGAGCCGCTTGCGCTTCTCCGAATGAGTAAGCCACGACAATGTCATTTACATGCTCAGTCGTTTTGGCCAAATGAATCGGTGCAGTACCGAATACAATTGGCAATGTCGCTGTAGCAACCACAGGCGTCAGCAATGACGTTGGCGCTTCAGTGACGCGTGAACCGTGTCTAAATGGCATTACGAATTCACCCCT from Bacillus sp. OxB-1 encodes:
- a CDS encoding phage tail sheath family protein — encoded protein: MPFRHGSRVTEAPTSLLTPVVATATLPIVFGTAPIHLAKTTEHVNDIVVAYSFGEAQAALGYSDEWKDYTLCEAMDAAFRQFNVAPVIFVNVLDPDKHSESGEEEVEVVNKKASLKAKNVLLDTLKVKLTAADETPLKREEDYVASFDDDGQVVIVPLNNATKLHVAFKRLTPKAVTENDIIGGSDVNTGKLKGLELLNAVFPKTGMVPGLVLAPKFSKNPMVAAVMKAKASVINTYFRAASLADIDTKEADIYTKANEWKNKNNYTGTNEIVSWPLIGLGDNVYHLSTQLAFRIVETAADNGDYPHESPSNKNLSMNRMLIEKAEGEYEEVDLGPDQAELLNSQGIVTALNFIGGFKAWGNNTGAFPANTDVKDIFIPVRITHNWLANSIILTTWSKVDGPIRPRLVDSIVDTMNMWLNGLQSQEVLLGGRVEFRQEDNPKTDLISGKLRFRYFVAEPTPAQDIENILEFDANYYDNLFVE
- a CDS encoding phage major tail tube protein, with amino-acid sequence MSIIPEKLNDFRVYVNDSPERKGIGDLQLPSLDAMTETVSAAGVLGEYESPNIGHLQSMKLTINWTATIDKTMTDFYKQEAVKVDCRLADQKYDSGKHKFVANRVLVQGHVVKHDFGKAAKGSPYEGSTEIEVLYLKIESDKKVLIEYDRTNYIYMVDGVDVLAGLRTALGM
- a CDS encoding phage tail tape measure protein, which encodes MAKKAMEMTIEIAGKVGSSLGSAFKSAIGSIDDLEHKSRAAKKELAKLGREFSQGKIHQSQYRAETAKINAELKLLEGNQRRINSLKSSFQKGWDKTKAVAGIGAIAAATTVTAATIKSIDVAADFESQMSKVQAKTEATAAEAAAMRETALELGASSSLSASETAIAMDELAAKGFDANKIIGAMPGIIAAAEASGEDLALTSDTVATAINVWSLEATEASRVADVLAMSANVSAAGIDDLAQTFKYAGAPAAALGISLEEVAAAAGIMTDAGLEGGNAGTALRASLLALNNPAKAQEKIMKKLGFTIKDSSGRAKSLSAIVDDLAKSTAHMSEADQVATIAKLVGTEAVSGFLALMKAGPEHIDNMTDALENSAGSAARAAAIMKDNFAGAKEELFGAFESGQIAFATPILDVGKDVFQGITSMIENNMGEIEAAGQGVAKALDDILAPFTVATPVEIDTTHIVNWDSYGAQLKEGMPDPTNVVNWDAYGQELETFEKAEKFKNMDLGDKIVYSLETATQKMEEWLGGSGGEAMGRIFAQLGEIAAKTWIAAFTGAIGGSLNAALEGNVTGALGLGAAAWMLGGGKVVKGAMGAGKWAMEKRGVKKTAIASSAQNTASTLSPDSTKKAKGNPKGAPKAVTQPVEKTSGPKAKATSKPSGPKSTNLMSKVFSTGKDIFAKGGKALSNVGKKGGKALSAVGKVGSKAVLPLGLLAEGFNIFKSKDKAKAGGEAAGGLGGGLGGAKAGAAIGTAIAPGIGTAIGSFLGGAVGYLGGKWAGGKAVDAARGGGTPTAVAAPASAPSLPQPTEPIQLNASTSALTSTVTNINTSLTALSTSTDSIANNMLALDKHTGQASEIFQSFQPLQTNVDLASDNMSNITAYTSQVSGMLYGSLFNLQSNATLASDNMSVLASQIGQASGWISSLQGIQSAGQRVIAALNGLESRINNVQLPGGGASRVSYDG
- a CDS encoding phage tail assembly protein, with protein sequence MTENMTKDNVAEELETKENQVETEHNPLVINMPIRKPLSLDGKEIKMLNLDFSNMTGTDILSIDSEMRLDGHPGGFDHIYNQDALLKIASRATGVLPDDLKRLHGADFLEMVFQVRNFFVRW
- a CDS encoding tail protein X, which gives rise to MDKYTTIQGDTWDLIAYRLWGSEYLLPLLLEANPEHKDIVIFSGAVILNVPDIDTSIYTDRPDWLGDDDEL